The following proteins are co-located in the Deltaproteobacteria bacterium genome:
- a CDS encoding class I SAM-dependent RNA methyltransferase → MNPEQNERLVQLALEMADPQKTDQIFDLYCGSGNFTFSLAELAGHVWGIEKSQEALEEAQKKSKEGHVTNISWKHGTVSRVLATLKKSGFACHTLVADPPRRGLAEAIEWIVTFRPRKIIYISCHPASFARDTLRLRSEKYRLDVCQPLDMFPQTAHVEVAALFVREADVDFVAAA, encoded by the coding sequence GTGAATCCCGAACAAAATGAGCGGCTGGTCCAACTGGCGCTCGAAATGGCCGATCCCCAAAAGACCGACCAGATTTTTGATCTCTACTGCGGAAGCGGCAATTTCACCTTTTCACTGGCAGAGCTTGCCGGGCATGTCTGGGGGATTGAAAAAAGCCAGGAGGCCCTCGAAGAGGCGCAAAAAAAATCAAAGGAAGGCCATGTGACGAATATCAGCTGGAAACACGGCACCGTCAGCCGGGTGCTGGCTACGCTTAAAAAAAGCGGTTTTGCCTGCCACACCCTGGTGGCCGATCCCCCGCGGCGCGGTCTGGCCGAGGCCATCGAGTGGATTGTGACCTTCAGGCCCCGCAAGATCATTTATATCTCCTGCCATCCGGCCAGCTTTGCCCGCGATACCTTGAGACTCCGGTCCGAAAAATACCGGTTGGACGTCTGCCAGCCGCTCGACATGTTCCCCCAGACCGCCCATGTGGAAGTGGCGGCCCTCTTTGTCCGCGAGGCGGATGTGGATTTTGTGGCGGCGGCGTGA